A window of the Haloarcula litorea genome harbors these coding sequences:
- a CDS encoding FKBP-type peptidyl-prolyl cis-trans isomerase, whose product MSNESEAETEDVEEEVEESTADEETESGLQEGDVVKLAYTARTVEEGQLVDTTDEEVAEDEGVDTEQQEFGPRTIVLGENHIFPDVEEDIYGKAVGDEGHVTIAAADAFGEYDEEQVRTVSKDKIPEDDRYPGAHVDVDGEHGHVETIIGGRARVDFNHPLAGEDVEYDYEILEEVTDREEKAQGIIQMMLDMELDLWFETDTVEEEQLVESDDEDDEDAEPEYETVEVEKETLYIEATPQLTMNQQWMMGKQQIAQQLTQLLDVDRIIVQEELGGGGMGMPGMMGGMGGAGGGDIEEALEDADVDAEEIVDEIEGAEE is encoded by the coding sequence ATGAGCAACGAGTCCGAGGCCGAGACAGAGGACGTCGAGGAAGAAGTCGAGGAGTCGACGGCCGACGAGGAGACCGAGAGCGGCCTGCAGGAGGGCGACGTCGTCAAGCTCGCCTACACCGCCCGCACCGTCGAGGAGGGACAGCTCGTCGACACGACCGACGAGGAGGTCGCCGAGGACGAGGGCGTCGACACCGAGCAGCAGGAGTTCGGCCCCCGAACCATCGTGCTGGGCGAGAACCACATCTTCCCCGACGTCGAGGAGGACATCTACGGGAAGGCGGTCGGCGACGAGGGCCACGTCACGATCGCCGCCGCCGACGCCTTCGGCGAGTACGACGAGGAGCAGGTCCGGACCGTCTCCAAGGACAAGATCCCCGAGGACGACCGCTACCCCGGCGCACACGTCGACGTCGACGGCGAGCACGGCCACGTCGAGACCATCATCGGCGGCCGCGCCCGCGTGGACTTCAACCACCCGCTGGCCGGCGAGGACGTCGAGTACGACTACGAGATCCTCGAAGAGGTCACCGACCGCGAGGAGAAGGCCCAGGGCATCATCCAGATGATGCTCGATATGGAGCTTGACCTCTGGTTCGAGACCGACACCGTCGAGGAGGAACAGCTCGTCGAGAGCGACGACGAGGACGACGAGGACGCCGAACCCGAGTACGAGACCGTCGAGGTCGAGAAGGAGACGCTGTACATCGAGGCGACGCCCCAGCTGACGATGAACCAGCAGTGGATGATGGGCAAACAGCAGATCGCCCAGCAGCTCACCCAGCTGCTCGACGTCGACCGGATCATCGTCCAGGAGGAGCTGGGCGGTGGCGGGATGGGGATGCCCGGGATGATGGGCGGGATGGGCGGTGCCGGCGGCGGCGACATCGAGGAGGCCCTCGAAGACGCCGACGTCGACGCCGAGGAGATCGTCGACGAGATCGAAGGCGCAGAAGAGTAA
- a CDS encoding RAD55 family ATPase: MVNRLRTGIDVLDRKLDGGIPAGSIVALSAQPASQAELFLYELTATRGTLWLSLDRTAESVVASIEQTPANTGDPTVRHISGEAPLDNAGKLVSALPETSNLIVDPLDVLEAQEPPSRFRAFMNDLQNHIVNTGSLGILHCLDGRSTPPLRDTTEHFADVVFELKTTTTGDEVENRLAIPKFRGGRAPNDIIKLDLVEEVSIDTSRDIA; the protein is encoded by the coding sequence ATGGTGAACCGGCTGCGAACGGGGATCGACGTGCTCGACCGGAAGCTCGACGGGGGGATTCCGGCCGGGAGTATCGTCGCGCTCTCCGCCCAGCCGGCCAGCCAGGCGGAGCTGTTCCTCTACGAACTCACCGCCACCCGCGGCACGCTCTGGCTCTCGCTCGACCGGACCGCCGAGTCCGTCGTCGCCAGCATCGAACAGACGCCGGCCAACACCGGCGATCCGACGGTCCGACACATCTCCGGGGAGGCCCCGCTGGACAACGCCGGCAAGCTCGTCTCCGCGCTGCCCGAGACGTCGAACCTCATCGTCGATCCGCTGGACGTCCTGGAGGCCCAGGAGCCGCCCTCCCGGTTCCGGGCGTTCATGAACGACCTCCAGAACCACATCGTCAACACCGGCAGCCTCGGCATCCTCCACTGCCTCGACGGCCGCTCGACCCCGCCGCTGCGGGACACCACCGAGCACTTCGCCGACGTGGTGTTCGAGCTGAAGACGACGACGACCGGCGACGAGGTGGAGAACCGCCTCGCGATCCCGAAGTTCCGCGGCGGCCGCGCCCCCAACGACATCATCAAGCTCGACCTCGTCGAGGAGGTCAGCATCGACACGAGTCGGGACATCGCGTAG
- a CDS encoding MinD/ParA family ATP-binding protein — translation MLAIAGGKGGCGKTTTALGLARALADRGQAPLVADADRDMPDLHYRAGVSRRAGLSAVADGTPVDAVAQRSARFQGVDVLPCGDADGGVAATAFDRLGRSGRPVLLDCPAGAGPDAVAPLRAADRTVLVSTPTERSLRDTVKTAAMARELDAPPAALVLVRSEGTADPTALFDCPTVAHVPELSEPPLETEESVSRYAHCVKTLFERNT, via the coding sequence ATGCTCGCGATCGCCGGCGGTAAGGGTGGCTGCGGCAAGACGACGACGGCACTGGGACTGGCGCGTGCGCTCGCCGACCGCGGGCAGGCACCGCTCGTCGCGGACGCCGACCGGGACATGCCCGATCTCCACTACCGGGCCGGCGTCTCTCGCCGGGCTGGCCTGTCCGCCGTCGCGGACGGGACGCCGGTCGACGCCGTCGCGCAACGCTCCGCCCGGTTCCAGGGCGTCGACGTGCTCCCGTGTGGCGACGCCGACGGCGGCGTCGCGGCCACCGCCTTCGACCGGCTCGGACGGTCGGGCCGACCGGTCCTGCTGGACTGTCCCGCCGGGGCCGGTCCCGACGCCGTCGCGCCGCTCCGTGCCGCCGACCGGACCGTCCTCGTCTCGACGCCGACCGAGCGGAGCCTCAGAGACACCGTCAAGACGGCGGCGATGGCCCGCGAACTCGACGCACCCCCCGCCGCGCTCGTGCTGGTCCGCAGCGAGGGCACCGCCGACCCGACCGCGCTGTTCGACTGTCCGACCGTGGCCCACGTCCCGGAGCTCTCGGAACCTCCACTCGAAACCGAGGAATCGGTGTCTCGGTACGCACACTGCGTGAAAACCCTCTTCGAGCGGAATACTTAA
- the pyrB gene encoding aspartate carbamoyltransferase, with protein MRHDHIISAKQLSRADIETVLDHAADIAADPGAYAGRHEGTLLGLCFFEPSTRTKMSFTTAMKRLGGDIVDMGPVDSSSVKKGESLADTVRVVEGYADALVLRHPMEGSAKMASEFVDAPLVNAGDGAGQHPTQTLLDLYTIRENAGFEDLTVGIMGDLKYGRTVHSLAHALTNVDARQHFISPESLRLPRSVRYDLHQEGAEVREHTDLDEILPELDVLYVTRIQRERFPDESEYRAVAGQYQIDSETLSQAKDDLTVMHPLPRVDEIDYDVDDTDHAAYFQQAHNGVPVRMALLDLMLGGERE; from the coding sequence ATGCGGCACGACCACATCATCAGCGCCAAACAACTGTCGCGGGCCGACATCGAGACGGTGCTCGACCACGCGGCCGACATCGCGGCGGACCCGGGCGCGTACGCGGGTCGCCACGAGGGGACCCTGCTCGGGCTCTGTTTCTTCGAGCCGAGTACGCGCACCAAGATGAGCTTCACGACGGCGATGAAGCGGCTGGGTGGCGACATCGTCGATATGGGGCCGGTCGACTCCTCCAGCGTGAAGAAAGGAGAGTCGCTTGCCGACACCGTCCGCGTCGTCGAGGGGTACGCGGACGCGCTGGTGCTGCGCCACCCGATGGAGGGGTCGGCGAAGATGGCCAGCGAGTTCGTCGACGCGCCGCTGGTCAACGCCGGCGACGGGGCCGGCCAACACCCCACACAGACACTGCTCGATCTCTACACGATCCGCGAGAACGCCGGCTTCGAGGACCTCACCGTCGGCATCATGGGCGACCTGAAGTACGGCCGCACCGTCCACTCGCTGGCCCACGCGCTGACCAACGTCGACGCCCGTCAGCACTTCATCAGTCCCGAGTCGCTGCGCCTGCCCCGCTCGGTCCGGTACGACCTCCACCAGGAGGGGGCGGAGGTCCGGGAGCACACCGACCTCGACGAGATCCTTCCGGAACTGGACGTGCTGTACGTCACGCGCATCCAGCGCGAGCGGTTCCCCGACGAGAGCGAGTACCGCGCGGTCGCGGGCCAGTACCAGATCGACAGCGAGACGCTCTCGCAGGCGAAAGACGACCTGACGGTGATGCACCCCCTGCCCCGCGTCGACGAGATCGACTACGACGTCGACGACACCGACCACGCGGCGTACTTCCAGCAGGCCCACAACGGGGTCCCGGTACGGATGGCGCTGCTGGACCTGATGCTCGGAGGTGAGCGCGAATGA
- the pyrI gene encoding aspartate carbamoyltransferase regulatory subunit yields MSDQQLRVSKIRNGTVIDHIAGGQSLNVLAILGIDGTSGDSVSVAMNMPSDRLGKKDIVKVEGRELSQDEVDVLSLIAPAASINIIREYDVVEKHRVERPEVVEGVLECPNRGCITTEDEPVDSRFAVVDDGVRCEYCDTIIRDDIAEHIVAE; encoded by the coding sequence ATGAGCGACCAACAACTCCGCGTCTCCAAGATCCGCAACGGCACCGTCATCGACCACATCGCCGGCGGCCAGTCGCTGAACGTCCTCGCAATCCTCGGCATCGACGGGACCAGCGGCGACTCCGTCTCCGTCGCGATGAACATGCCCTCCGACCGGCTGGGCAAGAAAGACATCGTGAAAGTCGAGGGCCGAGAGCTCTCCCAGGACGAGGTGGACGTGCTCTCGCTCATCGCGCCCGCGGCCTCCATCAACATCATCCGGGAGTACGACGTGGTCGAGAAACACCGCGTCGAACGCCCCGAGGTGGTCGAGGGCGTGCTGGAGTGTCCGAACCGCGGCTGCATCACGACCGAGGACGAGCCCGTCGACTCCCGGTTCGCGGTCGTCGACGACGGCGTCCGGTGTGAGTACTGCGACACCATCATCCGGGACGACATCGCCGAACACATCGTCGCCGAGTGA
- the mobA gene encoding molybdenum cofactor guanylyltransferase: MSRPSATGVVVAGGRSTRFGDREKALATLGGEPMLRHVVAAVGDVTGEVVVNCRADQRGPFEAALSDLEVPVRFAVDERPDEGPLSGLAAGLAAVETEVAVVVACDMPLVTPELFGALLDGIGERPDAEAAVPRTDGGPEPLCAAYRTAPALGAARAALDDGSRSLRALLTRLDVRWLDVGEADLDAAGLRSVDTQAALERERERF, from the coding sequence GTGAGCCGGCCGTCGGCCACGGGCGTCGTCGTCGCCGGCGGGCGGTCGACCCGCTTCGGCGACCGCGAGAAGGCGCTGGCGACGCTCGGGGGCGAGCCGATGCTCCGGCACGTCGTCGCCGCGGTGGGCGATGTGACGGGCGAAGTGGTCGTCAACTGCCGGGCCGACCAGCGCGGCCCGTTCGAGGCAGCGCTGTCGGATCTCGAGGTCCCGGTCCGGTTCGCCGTCGACGAGCGGCCCGACGAGGGACCCCTGTCCGGCCTGGCCGCCGGACTCGCGGCCGTCGAGACGGAAGTCGCTGTCGTCGTCGCCTGCGATATGCCACTCGTCACGCCCGAACTCTTCGGTGCGTTACTGGACGGGATCGGTGAGCGCCCGGACGCCGAGGCCGCCGTGCCGCGGACCGACGGCGGGCCCGAGCCGCTGTGTGCGGCCTACCGGACCGCACCGGCGCTCGGGGCGGCACGAGCGGCGCTCGACGACGGGAGTCGGAGCCTCCGGGCACTGCTGACACGGCTGGACGTGCGCTGGCTCGACGTCGGCGAGGCGGATCTCGACGCGGCAGGCCTTCGCAGCGTGGACACGCAGGCAGCGTTGGAACGCGAGCGAGAACGGTTCTGA
- a CDS encoding P-loop NTPase gives MSDATTLTDRVEAQLRAVRDPQADLSVFEAGLVENVDVDDGEVTVETDLTALDGETSQGVVEAILRAVDDVDGVESVHVEGATPTTEGRSSVESFDHVVAVASAKGGVGKSTTAAHLACALAADREVALFDADIHGPNAPDLLDVTGPIHSSEEGDPLPVRRGGLEVMSVGLMEDGAPLAWRGAMAHDAVDDLFANTAWRNDDVLVVDLPPGTGDVVLTTLQEVPVDGVVVVTTPFHASVSDTSRTVELFRDNGVPVLGTVVNMAEYVCDCCGEPNDLFDGDATDGLDADVLARLPFDRDLQGTPEPGGVPRAMADLGDAVADALETAGEVSVPDHAVDIRDLPPGERKDRVREAFTDRDSGEAFAVVSDRDPSPVGPFLGQLAEAPREAFDPFEVRRATPDAWVLETVVP, from the coding sequence ATGAGCGACGCCACCACACTCACCGACCGCGTCGAGGCACAGTTACGCGCCGTCCGCGACCCGCAGGCCGACCTCTCCGTGTTCGAGGCCGGCCTCGTCGAGAACGTCGACGTCGACGACGGCGAGGTGACCGTCGAGACGGACCTGACGGCGCTGGACGGCGAGACCAGCCAGGGCGTCGTCGAGGCGATCCTGCGGGCCGTCGACGACGTCGACGGCGTCGAGAGCGTCCACGTCGAGGGCGCGACGCCGACCACGGAGGGCCGGTCCTCCGTCGAGTCGTTCGACCACGTCGTCGCCGTCGCCAGCGCGAAAGGCGGCGTCGGCAAGTCCACGACGGCGGCCCACCTCGCCTGCGCGCTGGCCGCCGACCGCGAGGTGGCGCTGTTCGACGCCGACATCCACGGCCCGAACGCCCCCGACCTGCTGGACGTGACCGGCCCCATCCACTCCAGCGAGGAGGGCGACCCGCTGCCGGTCCGGCGGGGCGGGCTGGAGGTGATGAGCGTCGGGCTGATGGAGGACGGCGCGCCGCTGGCCTGGCGCGGCGCGATGGCCCACGACGCCGTCGACGACCTGTTCGCCAACACCGCCTGGCGCAACGACGACGTGCTGGTGGTCGACCTCCCGCCCGGCACCGGCGACGTCGTGCTGACGACGCTCCAGGAGGTGCCCGTCGACGGCGTGGTCGTCGTGACGACGCCGTTCCACGCCAGCGTCAGCGACACGAGCCGGACCGTCGAGCTGTTCCGGGACAACGGCGTCCCCGTGCTGGGCACAGTCGTCAATATGGCCGAGTACGTCTGTGACTGCTGTGGCGAACCGAACGACCTGTTCGACGGCGACGCGACCGACGGCCTCGACGCCGACGTGCTGGCGCGACTCCCCTTCGACCGCGACCTGCAGGGGACGCCCGAACCCGGCGGCGTTCCGAGGGCGATGGCCGATCTCGGCGACGCCGTGGCCGACGCGCTCGAGACCGCCGGCGAGGTGTCGGTCCCGGACCACGCCGTCGACATCCGTGACCTGCCGCCCGGAGAACGCAAGGACCGCGTCCGCGAGGCGTTCACCGACCGCGACAGCGGGGAGGCATTCGCCGTCGTGAGCGACCGCGACCCGTCTCCGGTCGGGCCGTTCCTCGGCCAGCTCGCCGAGGCACCCCGCGAGGCGTTCGACCCCTTCGAGGTGCGCCGGGCGACGCCCGACGCCTGGGTGCTTGAGACGGTGGTCCCGTGA
- a CDS encoding HEAT repeat domain-containing protein, with the protein MSDDCGCGDGGCGDEEFERHLREDPDPQLDPAKSPGMHTDIEALEDIEVSRADVTIGEATPEELAAADTEPVEDDATADLLADLREGGATDRRRAALALQDHATTDAVVAGLAQAATTDGDGDVRQFAVEALTAHGDERAAAVAVELLDDPDPWVRAEALVALDNLDREAHEDEIAAALERDDHHAVRRNAAISLFKLRGEAMADELLELSRADSERLREWAARMLAGVDSDAARDRLEAMADDPASVVRQTAERSLEADPGRFRRQFGGALEADGRLLPGEDRLNRMPDL; encoded by the coding sequence ATGAGCGACGACTGTGGCTGCGGCGACGGTGGTTGCGGGGACGAGGAGTTCGAGCGACACCTCCGAGAGGACCCGGACCCCCAGCTCGACCCCGCGAAGAGCCCGGGGATGCACACCGACATCGAGGCCCTGGAGGACATCGAGGTGAGCCGCGCCGACGTGACCATCGGCGAGGCGACGCCGGAGGAGCTGGCGGCCGCCGACACCGAGCCCGTCGAGGACGACGCGACCGCGGACCTGCTCGCGGACCTCCGCGAGGGGGGCGCGACCGACCGCCGGCGGGCCGCTCTCGCCCTGCAGGACCACGCGACGACCGACGCCGTCGTGGCCGGACTGGCGCAGGCCGCGACGACGGACGGGGACGGCGACGTGCGGCAGTTCGCCGTCGAGGCGCTGACCGCCCACGGCGACGAGCGAGCCGCCGCCGTCGCCGTCGAACTGCTCGACGACCCCGATCCCTGGGTCCGCGCCGAGGCCCTGGTCGCGCTCGACAACCTCGACCGGGAGGCCCACGAGGACGAGATCGCCGCCGCGCTGGAACGGGACGACCACCACGCAGTCCGGCGAAACGCCGCCATCTCGCTGTTCAAGCTCCGCGGCGAGGCGATGGCCGACGAGCTGCTCGAACTGAGCCGCGCCGACAGCGAGCGCCTCCGAGAGTGGGCCGCCCGCATGCTCGCGGGCGTCGACTCCGACGCCGCCCGCGACCGACTCGAAGCGATGGCCGACGATCCGGCCAGCGTCGTGCGACAGACCGCCGAGCGGTCGCTGGAGGCCGACCCCGGCCGCTTCCGTCGGCAGTTCGGCGGCGCGCTGGAGGCCGACGGCCGGCTCCTCCCGGGCGAGGACCGGCTCAACCGGATGCCCGACCTCTGA
- a CDS encoding phosphate ABC transporter permease → MSTRSVLGAALAGETDVDGRSLAVLATGVAALAVAARFLATLVVAVPGGPAAAPLGALSTAAVVVAAGAAVVVGVTERRPTAGVGALFVGVFGALSLLAAAAATPAAVAVVAGLALVVAAHRDALGRWRGAAAAVFVGALAVNLAAGVGGVAALRGTGSTLALVGVGLTPAFAARATDGPALGWGVAAFGAVVAFGLGLPFVTGAATLAGTGAVGASLPVLAFAAAGAVTTGSAAARTRRFPLLAGVVLLAVAGVPATLPRAVPFALGVLALVSLEVGR, encoded by the coding sequence ATGAGCACGCGGAGCGTCCTCGGCGCAGCGCTGGCCGGGGAGACGGACGTCGACGGGCGCTCGCTGGCCGTCCTGGCGACCGGCGTCGCGGCCCTGGCCGTCGCCGCGCGTTTCCTCGCGACGCTCGTCGTGGCCGTCCCCGGTGGGCCCGCCGCCGCACCGCTCGGGGCGCTCTCGACGGCCGCCGTCGTCGTCGCCGCCGGCGCTGCGGTCGTCGTCGGCGTCACCGAACGGCGGCCGACCGCGGGCGTCGGCGCGCTGTTCGTCGGCGTCTTCGGCGCGCTGTCGCTGCTGGCCGCCGCCGCGGCGACGCCGGCCGCGGTCGCGGTCGTCGCCGGCCTCGCCCTGGTCGTGGCCGCCCACCGGGACGCGCTCGGCCGCTGGCGGGGGGCCGCCGCCGCGGTGTTCGTCGGCGCGCTCGCGGTCAACCTCGCGGCCGGCGTGGGCGGGGTCGCGGCGCTCAGGGGCACCGGGTCGACGCTCGCGCTCGTCGGCGTGGGCCTCACGCCCGCGTTCGCCGCCCGTGCCACCGACGGGCCCGCACTGGGCTGGGGCGTCGCCGCCTTCGGTGCCGTCGTCGCGTTCGGGCTCGGGCTGCCGTTCGTGACCGGCGCGGCGACGCTCGCGGGGACCGGCGCGGTCGGCGCGTCGCTCCCGGTGCTCGCGTTCGCCGCCGCCGGAGCCGTCACGACCGGAAGCGCCGCCGCTCGGACGCGGCGCTTTCCGCTGCTCGCCGGCGTCGTCCTCCTCGCCGTCGCCGGCGTCCCGGCGACGCTGCCGCGGGCCGTCCCGTTCGCGCTCGGGGTCCTCGCGCTGGTCTCCCTGGAGGTGGGCCGATGA
- a CDS encoding molecular chaperone TorD family protein, with the protein MATTSGPAGDLDPDAAARGTVYRALAEAFRYPDEDFHAAAADGSLARDLRACLDRTPLDVAVPDLTTDDDYETLAARYNDVFELGYSEYTDRTDGSLDAEGPPVPLYESKYRPDQSWNDVNLDLARAYSHYGLEIDQDQRDNHDALAYELEFAGYLARREAAVGDDAAAARLDFHDRHLGHAAAGVADRLADEPGTGVYGPLGDLLEGFVRADRNDLADRLEGQR; encoded by the coding sequence ATGGCGACGACGAGCGGCCCCGCCGGCGACCTCGACCCCGACGCCGCGGCCCGCGGGACCGTCTACCGCGCGCTGGCCGAGGCGTTCCGTTACCCCGACGAGGACTTCCACGCCGCGGCCGCCGACGGCTCGCTTGCCCGCGACCTCCGTGCCTGTCTCGACCGGACGCCGCTCGACGTGGCGGTACCGGACCTGACCACCGACGACGACTACGAGACGCTGGCCGCGCGGTACAACGACGTGTTCGAACTCGGCTACAGCGAGTACACCGACCGGACCGACGGCTCGCTCGACGCCGAGGGGCCGCCGGTCCCGCTGTACGAGTCGAAGTACCGGCCCGACCAGTCCTGGAACGACGTGAACCTCGACCTCGCGCGGGCGTACAGCCACTACGGCCTGGAGATCGACCAGGACCAGCGGGACAACCACGACGCGCTGGCCTACGAACTGGAGTTCGCGGGCTATCTGGCCCGCCGCGAGGCCGCCGTCGGGGACGACGCCGCGGCCGCGCGCCTGGACTTCCACGATCGGCACCTCGGCCACGCGGCCGCCGGCGTCGCCGACCGGCTCGCCGACGAGCCCGGGACCGGCGTCTACGGCCCGCTGGGCGACCTGCTGGAGGGGTTCGTCCGCGCGGACCGGAACGACCTCGCCGACCGACTGGAGGGGCAGCGATGA
- a CDS encoding ethylbenzene dehydrogenase-related protein has product MADRDHRRTVLAAAAVTLLVTLSAVAAPMASARPAHEIPVSPATGDLGEPTADGWDDVPAATVALASAPSSVPNADQTSVERVHVQAARGDGRLYLRLQWQDATRDVSADDPREFADSVAVQFPVNASSRPPIAMGGPDNRVNVWYWSPPTGTEELLAGGAGSTTSFPESSVNASAVHRGSGANATWTVVYTRELDAAGENRTTVPETRDLDVAFAVWNGSNGERSGQKAVSEWHYFPFSGGPEGPPYQALLWSVAGVAIVGVVAVTAFGVHRARGGMR; this is encoded by the coding sequence ATGGCTGACCGGGACCACCGGCGCACCGTCCTCGCGGCGGCCGCCGTCACCCTGCTCGTGACGCTGTCGGCCGTCGCCGCACCGATGGCCAGCGCCCGCCCCGCCCACGAGATCCCGGTCTCGCCGGCGACGGGCGACCTCGGCGAGCCGACGGCCGACGGCTGGGACGACGTGCCGGCGGCCACCGTGGCGCTGGCCAGCGCCCCCAGCAGCGTGCCCAACGCCGATCAGACCAGCGTCGAGCGGGTCCACGTCCAGGCCGCTCGCGGGGACGGCAGGCTCTACCTCCGGCTGCAGTGGCAGGACGCCACCCGTGACGTGAGCGCCGACGACCCCCGGGAGTTCGCCGACTCCGTCGCGGTCCAGTTCCCGGTCAACGCGAGTTCGCGCCCGCCCATCGCGATGGGTGGCCCGGACAACCGGGTCAACGTCTGGTACTGGAGTCCGCCGACGGGGACCGAGGAGCTGCTCGCCGGCGGTGCCGGATCGACCACGTCGTTCCCCGAGTCGTCGGTGAACGCCAGCGCGGTCCACCGGGGCAGCGGCGCGAACGCCACGTGGACGGTCGTCTACACCCGTGAACTGGACGCCGCGGGCGAGAACCGGACGACGGTCCCGGAGACGCGCGACCTCGACGTGGCCTTCGCCGTCTGGAACGGCTCGAACGGCGAGCGCTCCGGGCAGAAGGCCGTCAGCGAGTGGCACTACTTCCCGTTCAGCGGAGGTCCCGAGGGACCGCCCTACCAGGCGCTGCTGTGGAGCGTCGCCGGCGTCGCCATCGTCGGCGTCGTCGCCGTGACCGCCTTCGGCGTCCACCGCGCACGAGGGGGGATGCGCTGA
- a CDS encoding 4Fe-4S dicluster domain-containing protein produces MSSQQEDGDTHVNVADGIDHQVAMVMDLNKCIGCQTCTIACKSLWTEDGGSEYMYWNNVETKPGEGYPRGWEDSGGGWQSEDHSERQPGEIPSQEDYGRPWEFNHSEIMYEGSDEPLRPREGAEWGPNWDEDQGAGEYPNSYYFYLPRICNHCTHPSCVEACPRSAIYKREEDGIVLVDQDRCRGYRYCVEGCPYKKVYYNTVSKKSEKCIFCYPRIEGEGPEGETFAPACAEECPPQLRLVGFLDDEDGPIYKLVEEYEVALPLHPEFRTQPNVYYIPPYAPPQHTEDGETVDVERIPRQYLRELFGDRVDDALDTIKREKQRARQGDDSELMELLQHKNPAKQYRLEVFEDG; encoded by the coding sequence ATGAGCAGCCAGCAGGAGGACGGCGACACGCACGTCAACGTCGCCGACGGCATCGACCACCAGGTCGCGATGGTGATGGACCTCAACAAGTGCATCGGCTGTCAGACCTGCACCATCGCCTGCAAGTCCCTCTGGACGGAGGACGGCGGCAGCGAGTACATGTACTGGAACAACGTCGAGACCAAGCCCGGCGAGGGGTACCCGCGGGGCTGGGAGGACTCCGGCGGCGGCTGGCAGTCCGAGGACCACTCGGAGCGCCAGCCCGGCGAGATCCCGTCGCAGGAGGACTACGGCCGCCCGTGGGAGTTCAACCACTCCGAGATCATGTACGAGGGCAGCGACGAGCCCCTGCGCCCCCGCGAGGGCGCGGAGTGGGGGCCGAACTGGGACGAGGACCAGGGGGCCGGCGAGTACCCCAACAGCTACTACTTCTACCTCCCGCGGATCTGCAACCACTGCACGCACCCCTCCTGTGTCGAGGCCTGCCCGCGCTCGGCCATCTACAAGCGCGAGGAGGACGGCATCGTGCTGGTCGACCAGGACCGCTGTCGGGGCTACCGCTACTGCGTCGAGGGCTGTCCCTACAAGAAGGTGTACTACAACACCGTCTCGAAAAAGTCCGAGAAGTGCATCTTCTGTTACCCCCGCATCGAGGGCGAGGGCCCGGAGGGCGAGACGTTCGCGCCGGCCTGTGCCGAGGAGTGTCCGCCCCAGCTCCGGCTGGTCGGCTTCCTCGACGACGAGGACGGCCCCATCTACAAGCTCGTCGAGGAGTACGAGGTGGCGCTGCCGCTGCACCCGGAGTTCCGGACCCAGCCCAACGTCTACTACATCCCGCCCTACGCCCCGCCCCAGCACACCGAGGACGGGGAGACGGTCGACGTCGAGCGCATCCCGCGACAGTACCTCCGGGAGCTGTTCGGCGACCGCGTCGACGACGCACTGGACACTATCAAGCGCGAGAAACAGCGCGCCCGACAGGGCGACGACAGCGAACTGATGGAACTGCTCCAGCACAAGAACCCGGCGAAGCAGTACCGGTTGGAGGTGTTCGAGGATGGCTGA